Below is a window of Lacibacter sp. H407 DNA.
TCCTGCCTGCGACGGTTGTAAGCAGATGATGCAAGTGAATGATGCACTTTTGTATTGATGAGTACAATTGAATATCCATCCAATTGCAAAGGAAAATGTTGATGTTCCAGCGATTGGCAATCGAGTAAAATAACCGCATCTTTTTTTCCATGCATATTGGCAAACTGATCCATAATGCCGCATTTTACATTGGGGAAATCATGTTCGGCACGTTGGCAAAGCAAGGCCAGTTCTTTTCGGTTGTAGCCAGCATCAAACAATTCGTTTAATGCAAAGGCCAATCCTCCTTCCACTGCTGCTGATGAAGAGATGCCGGAGCCACGTGGAATATCGCCCGCCAGCACACAATCAAATCCGTGAATTTGTTTTCCTGCTTGTACAAATTGCTTCACAACACTCAATACATAATTTTTCCATTCGCCTGCAGGGGTTAATGATGATATTGCTGTACTGTACGCTTCATTAAAATCAATACTGAAAAAATTACAATCACTTGTGCCGTTTGTTGCAATGGCATAATACACGCCTTTGTCAATGGCTGCAGGCAATACAAAACCATCATTGTAATCAACGTGTTCACCCAATAAATTAATACGACCCGGTGAAAAATAGAGTGAAGGTTCTTTTGAAAAGCGTTGAAGAAAAGCCGATCGGGTTTGTTCTGCCAGTTGATGATTCACGTTTGTTCGAAATTTTATGATTGGTTGTAAAAATATCGAACTTTCCTTTTGCAACATCCTTCCGTTACTGCTAAACTTTACGGCTGATGTGATTTCCCTCATCTTCCTTACTTTTGACACAAATCAACGATATGAGTCATCAATTACTGAAAGGAAAAAAGGGCATCATCTTCGGTGCATTAGATGAAAAATCAATTGCCTGGAAAACGGCGTTGAAATGTTATGAAGAAGGAGCACAGATCGTATTGACCAATGCGCCGGTTGCCTTGCGTATGGGCGAGATCAATAAGCTGGCTGAAGCTTGTGGTAACGCTCCCGTTATTGGTGCCGATGTAACCAATATGGATGATCTGAAAAATCTGTTTGAAAAATCAATGGAGCATTTTGGTGGAAAGGTTGATTTTGTGCTGCATTCAATTGGTATGAGCCTGAATGTGCGGAAAGGCAAACATTATACTGAACTCAATTACGAGTGGAATACCAAAACTCTTGATATTTCTGCGATGAGTTTGCACCGTGTATTACGCACCGCCTGGGATCTCGATGCGATCAATGAATGGGGTAGCGTAGTAGCACTCACTTATATTGCTGCACAACGTGTATTCCCCGATTACAATGAAATGGCGGATGCAAAATCATTACTGGAAAGTGTAACACGCAGCTTCGGTTATCATTATGCAGTAAAAAAGAAAGTACGTGTAAACACTATTTCACAATCACCAACACGTACAACAGCCGGCAGTGGTGTAAAAGGATTTGATGGCTTTATTAATTATGCAGAAAAGATGAGTCCGTTGGGAAATGCCAGCAGTGAAGATTGTGCAAATTATGTGGCAGTGATGTTCAGCGATCTTACCCGGATGGTAACCATGCAAAATCTTTTCCACGATGGAGGATTCAGCTTTACCGGTGTAACGGCTGAAGTGATTGAGCAGATGGAAAAGTAAGCCAGGTATGAAGTACGATGTTTGATGTGCGAGGCACGATGTGTTCCTGTTCATCTCTCTACTATAAAATTTACAGTTTGAAAAGTTGATGGGTATCCTGTCAACTTTTTAATGTTTAAACCAAATTTCATGACACCATTTTGGGTAGAGGTTGTTGGTCTTTTTGGATCGTTTCTAAGCAGTATTACGTTTGTGCCGCAAGTGTACAAAGCATGGCGAAGCAAAAGTGTAGGCGACCTCAGTATTTACACCATTCTGATTGTTTCGAGCAGTACATTGGTTTGGTTGGTCTACGGTTTTTTCAATGAACCATTGCTGCTGCCTGTAGTATTGTGCAATGGGTTCATCTTTTTATTATCACTTGTACTTTTATATTTTAAGATCTCGTTTAAAAAGTAAATATGCACATTGAGCACATTGCAATTTGGGTGAAAGATATCGAAGCAATGAAAGCATTCTTTTGCAAGTACTTTCATGCAACTGCAAATGATCAATACCTCAACAACACAAAACAATTTCGATCGTATTTTCTTTCGTTCGATGGTGGTCCACGATTGGAGTTGATGCAGATGCCTTCTGTTCCTGATTCGAAAGATGATGTGTATGATCAGTTTACCGGGTTGATTCATTTTGCTATATCGCTGGGGAGCAAAGAAAAAGTAGACGAGATGACAGCACAATTTCGAAACGATGGATTTGAAGTGTTGGATGGCCCGAGAACTACGGGCGATGGATATTACGAAAGTGTAATTCTTGATCCGGAGAAAAACAGGATTGAATTGACGGTTTGAGAAACGGGTTTCAACATACGTACCTCGACTGCGCTCGATTCGAATGAAACTCCTTCGACTTCGCTCAGGGTTAAAAACAAACCCCGCCGTTGAAGGCAGGGTTCAATGTATTTCACTCACAGCTAAAAGCTCGTAGCTCACAGCTTCTTAATACTCATCTTCATTAAAAAAGAAATCTTCCTGGCTCGGGTAATCCGGCCAGATGTCATCAATGCTTTCATAAATTTCGCCCTCGTCGTCCAGTTCCTGTAAATTCTCCACTACTTCAATGGGAGCACCACTGCGAATAGAATAATCGATCAGTTCGTCCTTGGTAGCAGGCCAGGGAGCATCTTCGAGGTACGAGGCTAATTCAAGTGTCCAGAACATAAGGAAAACCCTTTAATTTTCCGCAAAAGTAACTTTCCTGCGGAAATAACCAAATCTGCTTTGTTAAGGCTGTGAATAAACTGTTTTTCAGATTTTTAGCTTTTGGCGCTGCTGCATCAAAATGCAAAGCCTTAGGTTTGTAAAACGGAGAACAAACTATGCTAAGTTGTAAACAGATCACCAAACGTTATGGCAGCCTGGAAGTGTTGAAGGGCGTGGATTTGCAGATTGAAAAAGGCGAAATTGTGAGTCTTGTAGGCAGCAGCGGCGCCGGCAAAAGCACTTTGCTGCACATCCTCGGCACATTGGATGAAGCGGATGGGGGACAGGTTTGGCTGAATAATGTGCAAATGAACCAGTTGAAAGGAAATCAACTGGCATCGTTCCGAAACAAACATATTGGCTTTGTTTTCCAGTTTCATCATTTATTGCCGGAGTTTACAGCTTTGGAAAATGTTTGTATTCCCGGATGGCTGGGCAACCGCAAAAAGAAAGAAGTGGAAGAACGGGCAAAAGAATTGTTGAAAATGCTGGGCCTTGAAAGCCGCGTGGAAAACAAACCCTCGGAACTTTCGGGCGGAGAGCAGCAACGGGTGGCAGTAGCACGTGCTTTGATCAACAACCCTGACATTATCATGGCCGATGAGCCAACCGGCAATTTAGACAGTACGCATGCCCGTGAGTTACACCAACTGTTTTTTGATTTGCGTAAACAATTCAATCAAACGTTTTTAATTGTAACGCATAACGAAGAGTTAGCTGCTCAGTGCGACAGAACTGTGCATATGAAAGATGGGAGAATAGTTGTTGGAGCTACGAATTAAGAAGAACGAGGTAAGAAGTACAACTTCTTCGGAGCACTTTAGTTATTGATGATGGTAGCGTCGCTACTTTGTACTTTCAACTTTTCACTTTCCACTTTTCTTCAAACTCTCGGCTTCCACGGGATTTCTTCTACACCCAATTGATGACCGGTATAACGGGCAAGTACAAATAAATAATCACTAAGGCGATTAATGTATTTGATCACAAGCGGTTCAACAAACATTTCTTCCTGTTGCATGTGTACGCATAAACGTTCGCAGCGGCGGCATACACAACGGGCTACGTGCATTGTACTTACAGAAACATGTCCGCCCGGTAAAACAAAGAATTTCATAGGCGGAATAGCGTCATTCATTTTATCCATTTCCTTTTCAAGCAAGGCCACATCTTTTTCTTTGAGATCAGGAATTTTCATCTTCGGTTCTTTCTCCGGATCACATGCAAGAGACGAACCAATGGTAAACAAACGATCTTGTATTTCCTTCAAAACAGCTTTTGTATGAATGTCGCTTACATGATCGGTAACAAGACCAATGTAAGAATTCAACTCGTCAACAGTGCCATAGGTTTCAATACGTATATGACTTTTGGGCACTTTGGTTCCGCCAATTAAACTTGTTTTGCCAAGGTCACCTGTTTTGGTATATATTTTTGATGCCATATAGTTATTTCAATTCTGCTGTTAACAAAAGTAGACTCCAAAAGGTTGTAAATAAAAAAGGAGAGTTAAAAACTCTCCACATTTTCATTTCAAAAAAAGATTCTTACCGGGCAACCAATTGCTCTTGCAACATATCCGTTTCAACCAGTCCATCACGCAAACGCACAACACGTTTGGCATAATGTGCAATATCTTCTTCGTGTGTAACAAGTACAACGGTATTGCCAAGCTTGTGAATATCTGTAATAAGCCCCATAATTTCAACCGATGTTTTTGAATCAAGATTACCCGTTGGTTCATCGGCAAGAATAATAGAAGGATTATT
It encodes the following:
- the galK gene encoding galactokinase — its product is MNHQLAEQTRSAFLQRFSKEPSLYFSPGRINLLGEHVDYNDGFVLPAAIDKGVYYAIATNGTSDCNFFSIDFNEAYSTAISSLTPAGEWKNYVLSVVKQFVQAGKQIHGFDCVLAGDIPRGSGISSSAAVEGGLAFALNELFDAGYNRKELALLCQRAEHDFPNVKCGIMDQFANMHGKKDAVILLDCQSLEHQHFPLQLDGYSIVLINTKVHHSLASSAYNRRRQECEEGLLLMQSDSPVRSFRDVTKWEDLIAYEPTMGEEVFNRCLFVVQEIARTQEAAKLLQQHDLPGFGKLMFQTHEGLSKLYEVSCTELDFLVELAKANNNVLGARMMGGGFGGCTINIIANNTVQPFIDEALAAYKEKFGIDAEAYVVQTSDGTNKIS
- a CDS encoding enoyl-ACP reductase FabI translates to MSHQLLKGKKGIIFGALDEKSIAWKTALKCYEEGAQIVLTNAPVALRMGEINKLAEACGNAPVIGADVTNMDDLKNLFEKSMEHFGGKVDFVLHSIGMSLNVRKGKHYTELNYEWNTKTLDISAMSLHRVLRTAWDLDAINEWGSVVALTYIAAQRVFPDYNEMADAKSLLESVTRSFGYHYAVKKKVRVNTISQSPTRTTAGSGVKGFDGFINYAEKMSPLGNASSEDCANYVAVMFSDLTRMVTMQNLFHDGGFSFTGVTAEVIEQMEK
- a CDS encoding SemiSWEET family sugar transporter, which gives rise to MTPFWVEVVGLFGSFLSSITFVPQVYKAWRSKSVGDLSIYTILIVSSSTLVWLVYGFFNEPLLLPVVLCNGFIFLLSLVLLYFKISFKK
- a CDS encoding VOC family protein gives rise to the protein MHIEHIAIWVKDIEAMKAFFCKYFHATANDQYLNNTKQFRSYFLSFDGGPRLELMQMPSVPDSKDDVYDQFTGLIHFAISLGSKEKVDEMTAQFRNDGFEVLDGPRTTGDGYYESVILDPEKNRIELTV
- a CDS encoding DUF2795 domain-containing protein, which produces MFWTLELASYLEDAPWPATKDELIDYSIRSGAPIEVVENLQELDDEGEIYESIDDIWPDYPSQEDFFFNEDEY
- a CDS encoding ABC transporter ATP-binding protein produces the protein MLSCKQITKRYGSLEVLKGVDLQIEKGEIVSLVGSSGAGKSTLLHILGTLDEADGGQVWLNNVQMNQLKGNQLASFRNKHIGFVFQFHHLLPEFTALENVCIPGWLGNRKKKEVEERAKELLKMLGLESRVENKPSELSGGEQQRVAVARALINNPDIIMADEPTGNLDSTHARELHQLFFDLRKQFNQTFLIVTHNEELAAQCDRTVHMKDGRIVVGATN
- a CDS encoding cob(I)yrinic acid a,c-diamide adenosyltransferase; its protein translation is MASKIYTKTGDLGKTSLIGGTKVPKSHIRIETYGTVDELNSYIGLVTDHVSDIHTKAVLKEIQDRLFTIGSSLACDPEKEPKMKIPDLKEKDVALLEKEMDKMNDAIPPMKFFVLPGGHVSVSTMHVARCVCRRCERLCVHMQQEEMFVEPLVIKYINRLSDYLFVLARYTGHQLGVEEIPWKPRV